The genomic region ATATCAAATGCAAAGACTCGGGTGTCCATATTGAAAGGTTAGTTATCAATCTTTGTAGCACCGAGGTCGGCTGTAAATGGTTCTGGAATATGTATGCTCGTTTATGATCAGAAAAACTTTAGTTGGTTATAATATGCCTAATTTCAGAACATCTGATTTTGAATGCTTGCCATGTTGGAAGCTTGAATCTCACTTCAAGGTTGTGATATGAAGTAGTTTGGTTGATTGGTTCTAACTACATGTTGATCCTTTTCTTTAACGACATGCTGATATGCTTGTGTGTTTTGTTgtaaatgtatttaatcacttcacCGAGTACTTATGCTGGTGTACTTTACACGATTCATGATTTCAGCTCAGGAATTGGAGAAAGAGCTTCATGCTCGAATGGAAGGCACTCTTTCTGCTGAGAAAACACTTGCCGTTTTTGACAAAATCTTTTCTGCTTATCATGAAGCCCGTGGCTTCATTCGCAATGACTTGGTATGTTGTAATTAATAATTTAGTCAAAGCTTATTTATTTATAGTTGAATCAACTGATAATTACATAAGCCATTATGAATTTCATATTTCTTTTGAAAGAGAGCTATATTGATTTTTGATTATGTTTCTTTTAGGCCACCGCTGGTAATTCTGAAAACATAAAGGATGATTTGAGTGGGCTTGATAAAGCTATAGGTGCTGTACTATTGCAACAGACCATTGAACGCAACCAGCTGTTGGTTAGCATAGCTAAGAGTAAACTTAGCAAGGCCCGTGATGATAAAAATGAGAAAGTCACAAAGCCTGAAGAGCTTGTGAGATTATTCGATCTTCTTCTACAGGTACACAACTATAATGTTTTAGTTATGGGGTGTTTGGACTTGCATTTTGAGCTGATTTTCTTATTATTACAACTTGTAGTGGTAATAATCAGCTTATAATACTTGAATAAACAAATACTGGTTCTAATTATCTGATCAGTTAGTGGTTAGTAATCAGATTCATACTAGCTACAACAAGCTGATTATCTCATTATGACTTCTAACAGTAGAAACACCCTACATATCTAACCATTATCCTTTACATATTAcattttagagtttaattaatcatTTCAAGTCTATTTACTTGTTCCAAATACTAGTTCACACACTCCCTTAATGTCTAAAGATGCTTTGCATCTCAATTTGATGTTAATTACCACTTGTATGCTGCTGACTAGattttgtcattgttgatgacagaATACATCAGATCTTTCTGATTTATTGACTTCTGGACGAGACAGAAAACAGGAGGAAGTAGCATTAGCTGAAGAATGTGAAGTCAAAACCTTGACCTTCCGAGCAGAAAGGTTTGGATGacattgtgtgtgtgtgttttttttttttttgtaaatctaTGACATTGTGTCTAATATATAGTAGTAGTTGAATTGGCAACTTCTTCTAACTAACATTTTTCATCCATATTCTGTTGCAGGTGCTTTTTCTTGGCCAAGTCTTATAGTTCGGCTGGGAAGAGGACAAAAGCATATTCATTGTTTTCTCTTGCTTGCTCACTGTCTGAAAATGCCCTAAAGAAATATCGCAGTGCGGTTAACCCTGATCAGGTGTTTATTTTGTAACTCAAACTAACAAAAAGTTTTTGCAAGGGAATTTTTTTAGCTTAATGGTATGTAAATTTTTCTTGTGACAGGTATTGATTAAAGAATTGGAGACATTGTATAACAACTGTAGATCCAATAGTTGTATTGAACATGCAATGGGGATTATGGAGCATGAGAAGGCTCCAGAGGATCTATCGAAAAAGATTTCAACTGTATCTATATCTGGGAGTGATAAGAAGGTAACGAATATTTCTTCTATCGTTTCTCTCACTGAAAATGGTTTGTTAACTTttgtcattttttttaaaaaaagaaaaccTTAATATACTATAAACACAAGTACTTGAGATTGTTTTTAAAACTAAAGCATGTCGGCTGATAACAACGGATTGGCGGTAAGTTGCGAAACAATTTATGTTTTTAACAAATTTTTATTCAAATCTTTCCTATTTTCCACTTGAGCTTATTACTAAAAAGGATTAGGGGTATTTTAGAGATATGATTCGGTGTCAAAACACTTTATCAATTTATATGCCACTTGACACGGTTGCAAATATCGTTACTCAGGGAGTACTCGGTTGGGACTTTTTACAGAGTAGTCAGCAACttgggagtactcggatgttgaccaagtttgactttgaccgattttgactgagttttgaccgattttctgAGTAATTTCGAGTTTTGGccgattttccgagtaatcccaAGTTTGACCGAGTTGCAAAAACCGAGTACTCTCCAagtaattccgagttctgcaacaCTGTCACTTGACTAGGTGAACTTACATGATAGAATCTGAATTTGCAGCCGGAAAAGTTTCTGATAGAGAAATTGGATTCTTACGAGTCCGCAGTTGGTGAATCAAGTACGAAGGTACCTCCTCGTATCGCAGCTTACCAGCCAGGTTTCCAAGCAGTTCCCTGCAATCCGATTGTTCTGGATCTTGCCTATAATTCAATTGAGTTCCCATCGATTGAGAACAGGATGAAGAAAGACAAAACGGGTTTATTTAGTAGGTTCTGGGGATAAATCATACCATTATATTTCAGGCTGTTGTCTTTCGTACCTTTTACTTAGATTTTGAAGAATTTTGTAACTGTAATGTCTCGGCTTTGTGTTACATACTGTGTGGTGTTATTAGAACCTGTTCCTGAAGAGAATGTGAAATTTAAACTAGGGGACCAACTTTTGGGTAGTTTATAGATTGTGATTGGAGATGGTAACTTCTTTTGGTGCTTAAGTTTTCATATCGTGTTTTAATATTGTCAACGCCATTGTGATGATGAAGTTTGGTTCGATGCGTTTATTGTTGAAACATAACTCGAACGGTTCATCAGAACAACACCTTTAACTCAGACAAAATCTATACAATACACATGGCctcacacaattttttttttttttttttttgagaggcaagcttgcatcagcgtatcatttatttcaacgacactcatcatttgcacacacacacgcgctttcgggcaggaaacccgaaccacactctgaggatccgacccttaaaccatcccgaggggcaggtggCCGTAGGGATGGCAAAAAATACCCGTACTCGATGGGcaaacccgaaacccgatattaTTGGTTAGGATTTGGTTCGGGTATACGGGTTTAGGGTCGGGTATGGGTATAGGTTTACTTTTTTCCGCAGGTTCGGGTTCGGGTTTGGttttaaataaaaattcatatatCCGACCCGTATGCCCGACCCATATACCCGATTAGTTTATTCAATATATTACACTGAAAGTTACAAACAAATACCAACCTGAGCTTTTATCCTATTAGCCCACTTCATAAGGCCCACCAAAATGAACAAGAAAAACATGCATACATTACATCCGAGTACAGACATGTAACTGAGATTAATCCTTGGATGCTACTATGAACAAGCTGCACAGCAAGATTCTTTAACATTTAATTTTTTAACATTTTAATCTCAATTAGTAATGTAGTTTGTAAattctttaacatttaatttaatttGATTTAAATTAAATGGTTACCCGATTATCCGTGGGAAAATCCGTTACCCGACAGTTAATTAGTTAATGGTTACCCGCCGGGTATGGTACCGGATTTGGGAATGAGTTTCTTAATCGGGTTTGGGTATGGTATTGCCTATACCcgaccaaacccgacccgatgtcatccctacaggtgggccggatcttagtcccggagctggtcggtaaaaccttccctttgggccaccttcaaggaatatatttcaattcctagagcgggtgacgaggttcgaacccgagacctctagccctgcgagtacacaagtgtaaccgc from Rutidosis leptorrhynchoides isolate AG116_Rl617_1_P2 chromosome 9, CSIRO_AGI_Rlap_v1, whole genome shotgun sequence harbors:
- the LOC139866142 gene encoding uncharacterized protein encodes the protein MATEKSDVSSMEIDDQINSNPKFSINVLQLLKSAQMQHGLRFGDYTRYRRYCTARLRRLYKSLKFTHGRAKYTKRSITVSTVTEVRFLHLVLYTAERAWSHAMEKRQLPDGPNARQRSYLIGRLRKAVKWATLFAELCAIKGDSRTSLEAEAYASYMKGNLLFEQDQNWDVALKSFKSARVVYEELGKYGDLDNQVLCRERVEELEPSIRYCLHKIGESNLKASELVHIGEIEGPALDLFKAKLEAVMAEARTQQAASMTEFHWLGHRFPISNAKTRVSILKAQELEKELHARMEGTLSAEKTLAVFDKIFSAYHEARGFIRNDLATAGNSENIKDDLSGLDKAIGAVLLQQTIERNQLLVSIAKSKLSKARDDKNEKVTKPEELVRLFDLLLQNTSDLSDLLTSGRDRKQEEVALAEECEVKTLTFRAERCFFLAKSYSSAGKRTKAYSLFSLACSLSENALKKYRSAVNPDQVLIKELETLYNNCRSNSCIEHAMGIMEHEKAPEDLSKKISTVSISGSDKKPEKFLIEKLDSYESAVGESSTKVPPRIAAYQPGFQAVPCNPIVLDLAYNSIEFPSIENRMKKDKTGLFSRFWG